A single region of the Bdellovibrio sp. GT3 genome encodes:
- a CDS encoding Ig-like domain-containing protein gives MDNLERLASFMKTRVFHVALATVFLFGFAGCSLDLAISSLTSSASVKIIINTDTVSNQSVIPVSLVFSEPVTGITQSSIAVDNGTISNFTGSGSKYDFDVTATNDGPVSINFPDQNVTLEKKSQNTPVAAEQVVVVVDTVRPTVNITSSQPSPTNVAAHILDITFSEPVEGLDLSSFNLVGGGAVATSLTGSGVQYQLTVLPAVSANITVTLPQGATHDAAGNTSFASNAMIWIYDVNTPLPTLSSVATSTNNLASIPVTIDFGTVSVFGLALSDFTVTNGTVSGLAGSGSSYTLNLLPSSDGPVTLQLPSTRVQNALGSDNLASNTLSFNSDRTAPTLAIGAPSPTSGNKDTSFEYIVSYSGASAISLVAGDITFNGTSTTGCSASVSGTGTASRTVTVTGCTGDGTFRIAIAAGTATDVAGNTTAANNTATYATADNTGPAVVISAGSPSVGNSSQSFTWTVTYTGANAVSLANGDVSLSGTATAGCSTSVSGSGTTSRVISVSGCTGNGSLAVSVAANTATDTIGNQSLAAGPSASVTIDNIAPTLAISNPSPSAGNSSASYVWTVTYTNADSVTLSAADITLNGTATAGCLKNVTGTGTATRTVTISGCTNDGTLGISVAAGSSQDSAGNSSAAAGPSSTATINSTSLMASLSSVTNTNTNATSIPVTLTTTASTTDLTSADLTLVNATVTGFTGSGSSYSFNLIPQGDGTTSVAIAAGQFHDSFSNANDASSTLSFSVDTVAPTLSLTGPTPALGTSATSFVWTATYSGANTVSLANTDITLTGTSTGCSAAVTGSGTTTRTITVSGCTGTGTVGLQVAANSASDLAGNQAIAQTAGTSATVDNTAPTLAFSSPSPTTGGSSATFVWTITYTGASSVTLTNTDISLTGTATTDCSAVVAGTGTTTRTVSVSGCSAANGTVNISVAANSAVDAAGNSAAAGSAGTAATVDNSAPTLSFSSPSPSTGNSSTSFVWTVTYSGAATVSLANSDISFGGTATAGCSAVVSGSGTTTRTVTVSGCSGDGTVNISVAANSAQSATSVASAATGPSASATVDNTPPGLAINGPTPALGSSATSFVWTVDMTNAASVNLSSVTLTGTTAGCSTSITGSGLSQRTVTVSGCTGTGNVGFTVAAGAAADSIGNQTASTAASTATISNAAPTISIATATPTTGNSSATFEWTVTYTGASTILLDNSYITLSGASAGCSINTTSLNSTQNKVSVSGCTGSGSLYFNIAANSAESPSGLQAAAASGSTRTVTVDNTKPTLSLSSPSPTSGYYATTYVWTVTYSGASTITLAATDITLGGTTTGCSAVVAGTGSTTRTVSVSGCSSAGTLNITLAANTATDAAGNSANASSTSSNAAVATPTAPTISIGNLRYYNGTSSLSTGSVAAQFSSTITITGATIVTLNPADITLTGTGTQGCSVSIASGSDPLASAYVDITNCTAINGTLSFTIAAGAAQNSGLNSASATAGTSVTVTNPVTVGWTNPAEVTQKGTSSNSQPFAVTLNQALAYDVTLQVQPVSLFTSAVYGSDYTLGATTVTIPAGSTTASLAATYVGNSTAGSSKTIQLAITDVTATGAVPGVATQISRRLVFDQTSNLKFTSISASTGNTCGILSDKSMKCWGRNQNGQVGDGTTTQRSSPTTVSGGITWAQVATSQSWACAISDAAASPASALYCWGAANSFGKSGVNSSTTPLLIDDTNTYQKVSLGNNHGCAIRTDGTLICWGFNSSGQVGDASTSSVSVAKVIDSPNKYQDISLGYIHTCGVTTTNLLRCWGENDFKRLGNNSTTDSTSPISILSTTAFNKVAAGNEHTCAISTTGQLYCWGNNNFGAAGSTSPATLKGYPYQMDNGVVYTSVTAGYQYSCGITSTNVLKCWGNGAYGMLPLGRLRPALNSATSGAPIVIDSGVNYAQASVSFVGLTSPNILTGISACALTTNGMLKCWGSNLYGELANGANSYPSAPVTIDQGATYNSVTASSYISNFAPANCGITSAGKLKCWGHNENGNLGDGGFTSQPYPRFIDSANNYSKISMGTKSTCAIRSDGKLYCWGTGYLGNGSSSTKNTPQAIDSSSTYSDVSVGDDMHTCGLTGTTIKCWGLNIYNQVDGTGAAFLSPTAVAGTWSYVRVSATQTCAINTSNKLFCWGYETTTNSIATTQTAVDASESYSKVAVGSDIVCGITTTGALKCWGDGSNGRLGQGSTTTNRVPTVTDSGVTYSKIFITGNRTCGLTTGNVLKCWGYWSSNVVNPTIMDATDTYKDVGLGNYNLCAISDTTNTVKCWGQEFFGENGIGQQMFQPSPIVPN, from the coding sequence ATGGATAATCTGGAACGTCTTGCCTCATTCATGAAAACACGCGTGTTTCACGTCGCCCTGGCGACAGTGTTTCTTTTTGGTTTTGCAGGTTGCAGCCTGGATCTTGCAATCTCTTCATTGACTTCCTCTGCCAGCGTAAAAATCATCATTAATACCGACACCGTCTCCAATCAGTCCGTAATCCCTGTGTCTTTGGTCTTTTCAGAACCTGTGACGGGTATCACCCAATCCTCCATCGCAGTTGATAACGGTACTATTTCTAATTTCACGGGTTCAGGTAGTAAATACGATTTTGATGTCACTGCCACGAATGACGGTCCGGTATCCATTAACTTCCCCGATCAAAACGTGACCTTGGAAAAAAAGTCACAGAACACTCCTGTTGCTGCTGAACAAGTGGTGGTCGTGGTCGACACTGTTCGTCCCACGGTGAATATCACAAGCTCCCAACCCTCACCTACTAATGTAGCGGCCCACATCCTGGACATTACCTTCAGCGAACCGGTAGAGGGTTTGGATTTAAGCAGCTTTAATCTTGTTGGTGGTGGCGCAGTCGCAACATCTCTGACTGGAAGTGGCGTTCAATATCAGCTCACCGTGTTGCCTGCGGTTTCTGCAAATATCACGGTGACATTACCTCAAGGCGCAACCCACGATGCTGCAGGCAACACTAGTTTTGCCTCCAACGCCATGATCTGGATTTATGACGTGAACACTCCCCTGCCAACACTTTCTTCGGTTGCAACTTCCACAAATAATTTAGCTTCAATCCCGGTCACGATTGATTTCGGTACTGTTTCGGTCTTTGGTTTGGCACTTAGTGACTTCACAGTGACCAACGGCACCGTGAGCGGGCTTGCAGGTTCAGGAAGTTCTTATACCTTAAATCTTCTCCCAAGTTCTGATGGCCCGGTTACGCTTCAGCTGCCTTCCACACGAGTTCAAAATGCATTGGGCTCTGACAACCTGGCATCTAACACCTTGTCCTTTAATAGTGACCGTACGGCGCCTACGTTGGCGATTGGCGCACCTTCGCCAACATCTGGCAATAAAGACACCAGCTTCGAATATATAGTTTCCTACAGTGGTGCTTCCGCAATCAGTTTGGTTGCTGGCGATATCACGTTTAATGGAACCTCGACCACGGGATGCTCTGCGAGTGTCAGTGGTACGGGAACGGCTTCTCGCACAGTGACTGTGACGGGTTGTACGGGTGATGGCACTTTTAGAATTGCAATTGCTGCCGGAACTGCGACGGATGTTGCAGGCAATACTACAGCGGCCAACAACACTGCGACTTATGCGACGGCAGATAACACGGGCCCTGCTGTCGTAATTTCTGCTGGTTCACCGTCTGTTGGCAACAGCTCGCAATCTTTCACTTGGACAGTGACTTATACAGGTGCAAATGCCGTCAGCCTTGCTAACGGTGATGTCTCTTTAAGTGGCACTGCGACGGCGGGTTGTTCTACTTCCGTAAGTGGCAGCGGCACGACCAGCCGAGTGATTTCCGTCAGTGGCTGTACCGGCAATGGAAGTCTTGCAGTTTCTGTGGCAGCCAATACCGCAACAGACACGATTGGAAATCAAAGTTTGGCAGCAGGTCCTTCTGCTTCTGTTACGATAGATAATATCGCTCCAACACTTGCAATCTCAAACCCTTCACCTTCTGCTGGGAACTCGAGTGCGAGTTATGTATGGACTGTGACTTACACGAATGCTGACAGCGTTACTTTAAGTGCGGCTGACATCACTTTAAACGGCACGGCTACGGCTGGATGTTTGAAAAACGTCACAGGTACGGGCACGGCAACTCGCACCGTGACAATCAGTGGTTGTACGAATGATGGTACCTTGGGAATTTCAGTGGCAGCGGGATCCTCACAAGATTCTGCTGGCAATAGTTCTGCAGCGGCGGGTCCTTCTTCAACGGCCACTATTAATAGCACAAGCTTAATGGCTAGCCTTTCCTCGGTAACGAACACTAACACGAATGCAACCAGCATTCCTGTGACTTTGACGACGACGGCTAGTACCACAGACTTAACTTCTGCTGATTTGACGTTAGTCAATGCGACCGTGACTGGGTTTACGGGTTCAGGAAGTTCTTATTCATTTAACTTGATTCCCCAAGGCGACGGCACCACAAGCGTTGCAATTGCGGCTGGTCAATTTCATGATTCATTCTCGAACGCGAATGATGCTTCAAGTACTTTAAGCTTTTCAGTAGATACCGTTGCGCCAACATTAAGTCTTACTGGCCCGACCCCTGCTCTTGGCACCAGTGCTACGAGCTTTGTTTGGACGGCCACTTATTCAGGTGCAAACACTGTTAGCTTGGCAAATACGGACATCACGTTGACTGGGACATCCACAGGTTGCAGCGCTGCTGTAACTGGCAGTGGTACTACCACTCGCACTATCACGGTTTCTGGCTGTACAGGCACGGGCACAGTTGGTCTTCAAGTGGCAGCAAATTCAGCGTCAGACTTAGCGGGCAATCAGGCAATTGCACAAACTGCCGGAACGTCTGCGACTGTGGATAACACGGCTCCGACTTTGGCATTCTCCTCCCCTTCACCAACAACTGGTGGAAGCTCGGCCACTTTCGTTTGGACAATTACTTATACAGGCGCTTCGTCTGTCACTTTAACGAATACAGATATTTCCCTGACGGGAACTGCTACAACGGACTGTTCCGCCGTGGTTGCTGGTACGGGTACGACCACACGCACCGTCAGCGTGAGTGGTTGTTCTGCCGCAAACGGTACAGTCAATATTTCAGTGGCTGCGAACAGCGCAGTGGACGCTGCAGGAAATTCCGCAGCAGCAGGCTCCGCAGGCACCGCAGCGACTGTGGATAACAGTGCACCAACATTAAGCTTCTCTTCACCATCTCCAAGCACAGGTAACAGCTCCACTTCATTTGTTTGGACGGTTACTTACTCTGGTGCCGCGACAGTATCCTTGGCAAATTCTGATATTTCGTTCGGTGGCACTGCGACGGCAGGTTGTTCTGCTGTGGTGTCTGGTTCCGGCACGACAACCAGAACTGTGACTGTCAGCGGTTGTTCTGGCGATGGAACTGTGAATATTTCCGTGGCTGCAAATTCTGCGCAAAGTGCAACCAGTGTTGCCAGTGCGGCAACGGGTCCCTCTGCCAGTGCGACCGTAGACAACACTCCTCCTGGATTAGCGATCAATGGTCCGACCCCTGCATTGGGTTCTAGTGCGACCAGCTTTGTTTGGACTGTGGATATGACGAACGCGGCTTCCGTAAATCTAAGCTCTGTCACTTTAACAGGGACCACCGCTGGTTGTTCGACTTCAATCACGGGTTCTGGTCTGTCACAACGTACTGTGACTGTTTCGGGTTGTACAGGAACTGGCAACGTGGGCTTTACAGTGGCTGCAGGAGCCGCTGCAGATTCCATCGGAAATCAAACGGCATCTACGGCGGCAAGCACTGCAACGATTAGTAACGCGGCTCCGACAATTAGCATTGCGACAGCAACACCGACGACAGGCAATTCCTCAGCAACATTTGAATGGACTGTGACATACACTGGGGCAAGTACCATCTTGTTGGACAATTCCTACATTACTCTCTCGGGTGCGAGTGCCGGTTGCAGTATCAACACGACCTCGTTAAATTCAACCCAAAATAAAGTATCCGTCTCCGGTTGTACTGGTAGTGGCTCCCTTTACTTTAATATTGCAGCAAACTCGGCGGAGAGTCCGAGTGGACTTCAAGCTGCAGCGGCAAGCGGTTCGACTAGAACAGTCACTGTGGATAACACCAAGCCGACGTTGTCTTTGTCTTCTCCGTCACCAACCTCCGGCTACTATGCAACCACTTACGTTTGGACAGTCACCTACTCTGGTGCCAGTACGATTACTTTAGCAGCAACTGACATCACTTTAGGTGGTACGACAACCGGATGCAGTGCTGTGGTTGCAGGTACGGGATCAACAACCCGAACCGTGAGTGTTTCCGGATGCTCTAGCGCAGGAACTCTGAATATCACGCTGGCTGCGAACACAGCCACCGACGCTGCTGGTAATTCTGCGAATGCATCGTCCACATCCAGTAATGCAGCTGTGGCGACCCCCACGGCACCGACAATCTCTATTGGTAATTTAAGATATTACAATGGAACTTCCTCTCTATCGACGGGAAGTGTGGCAGCTCAGTTTAGCAGTACCATCACCATTACGGGTGCCACTATTGTGACTTTAAACCCCGCTGATATCACCCTCACGGGCACTGGAACCCAGGGATGCTCTGTATCTATTGCCAGCGGTAGCGACCCCCTAGCGTCTGCCTATGTCGACATAACCAATTGTACCGCAATCAACGGCACACTATCCTTTACCATCGCCGCGGGTGCAGCACAAAACAGTGGCCTTAATTCTGCGTCGGCCACGGCCGGAACCAGTGTCACAGTAACCAATCCAGTCACGGTTGGTTGGACAAACCCTGCTGAAGTTACTCAAAAAGGAACTTCTTCAAATTCCCAGCCTTTCGCGGTTACTTTAAATCAGGCACTGGCTTATGATGTGACTTTACAAGTCCAGCCGGTTTCATTATTCACTTCAGCAGTTTATGGTAGTGACTACACCTTGGGGGCAACAACTGTCACTATCCCCGCAGGTTCTACGACAGCTTCATTAGCGGCAACTTATGTTGGTAATAGCACAGCTGGTAGTTCAAAAACTATTCAACTGGCTATTACTGATGTCACTGCAACCGGCGCCGTTCCGGGCGTAGCCACGCAGATTAGCCGCCGTCTGGTCTTTGACCAAACGTCAAACTTAAAATTTACCTCTATCAGTGCCAGCACCGGCAACACATGTGGAATTCTTAGTGATAAATCCATGAAGTGCTGGGGGCGAAATCAAAACGGACAAGTGGGTGACGGTACAACCACACAGCGCTCGTCACCAACGACTGTGTCAGGGGGAATTACCTGGGCACAAGTGGCAACAAGTCAAAGCTGGGCTTGTGCGATCAGTGATGCCGCCGCGTCACCGGCAAGCGCTTTGTATTGTTGGGGCGCCGCCAATTCATTTGGTAAATCTGGTGTGAATAGCTCTACCACTCCTTTACTTATTGATGACACCAATACCTATCAAAAAGTTTCACTTGGAAACAACCACGGCTGCGCCATTCGCACAGACGGAACCTTGATTTGCTGGGGCTTCAACAGTTCCGGACAAGTTGGGGATGCAAGTACAAGCTCAGTGAGTGTTGCAAAAGTTATTGATTCTCCCAACAAGTACCAGGATATTTCCCTTGGGTATATTCACACCTGCGGCGTTACAACAACAAATCTGCTGCGCTGTTGGGGAGAAAATGACTTTAAACGGCTAGGAAACAATTCCACAACCGACAGCACTTCCCCCATTTCGATATTATCCACCACGGCATTCAATAAAGTTGCAGCTGGAAACGAACATACCTGCGCAATTTCCACGACCGGGCAACTGTACTGTTGGGGAAATAACAATTTTGGTGCTGCAGGAAGCACGAGCCCAGCTACCTTGAAGGGATATCCATATCAAATGGACAATGGCGTGGTCTACACTTCAGTCACTGCAGGATATCAGTACTCTTGCGGCATCACTTCCACGAATGTTTTAAAATGCTGGGGTAATGGAGCTTATGGGATGTTACCTTTGGGGCGCCTACGCCCTGCCCTTAACTCCGCGACTTCGGGCGCACCTATCGTCATCGACTCCGGAGTCAATTACGCGCAAGCGTCGGTCTCCTTCGTTGGATTAACAAGTCCAAATATATTAACAGGTATCTCAGCCTGCGCGTTGACCACAAATGGAATGTTAAAATGTTGGGGTTCAAATCTTTACGGAGAGCTGGCAAATGGTGCCAACAGCTACCCTAGTGCCCCTGTGACTATTGATCAAGGTGCCACCTATAATTCAGTGACTGCAAGCAGTTACATTTCTAACTTCGCACCGGCCAATTGCGGGATTACAAGCGCCGGCAAGTTGAAATGTTGGGGTCATAATGAAAATGGTAATTTGGGTGATGGTGGATTTACCTCACAGCCTTATCCGCGATTTATCGACAGCGCCAATAACTACTCAAAAATCAGCATGGGAACCAAATCCACTTGTGCCATTCGTTCCGATGGGAAACTTTACTGTTGGGGTACTGGCTATCTGGGTAACGGGTCATCCTCAACGAAAAACACTCCGCAAGCGATTGACTCTTCAAGCACATATTCGGACGTTTCTGTGGGAGATGATATGCATACTTGTGGCCTTACCGGAACGACAATCAAATGCTGGGGTTTAAATATATACAATCAAGTCGACGGCACAGGTGCGGCCTTTCTCTCACCGACTGCGGTGGCTGGCACTTGGTCTTACGTAAGGGTCAGTGCCACTCAAACCTGCGCAATTAATACCTCCAACAAACTTTTTTGCTGGGGCTATGAGACAACCACAAACAGTATCGCAACAACACAAACTGCCGTGGATGCATCTGAGTCCTACAGCAAAGTCGCAGTCGGAAGTGATATCGTCTGCGGCATTACGACTACCGGCGCATTGAAATGCTGGGGCGACGGAAGCAATGGCCGATTAGGACAAGGTTCAACAACGACCAATCGAGTGCCCACGGTCACAGACTCGGGCGTAACATATTCAAAAATATTCATAACTGGCAACAGAACGTGTGGCCTTACGACAGGCAATGTTTTGAAATGCTGGGGTTACTGGAGTTCAAACGTTGTTAATCCGACTATAATGGATGCCACTGATACTTATAAAGACGTCGGACTGGGTAATTACAATCTCTGCGCGATCTCTGATACCACCAATACTGTGAAATGCTGGGGCCAAGAGTTCTTCGGTGAAAATGGTATCGGTCAACAAATGTTCCAGCCGTCACCAATTGTTCCGAACTAA
- a CDS encoding TatD family hydrolase yields the protein MVAFGRWIDAHGHLADQRWDGQQAEIIESAQAKGIHFFMQGGVGPEDWERQRRLKARFPHHIGLCYGVHPYWVADHSDEELEEAINLLAQELPEAMGLGEVGLDFRPHIMKDSQERQITAFEEQLELSHIASRPLVLHLVQAHEQSLTIMDLFGLPPQKGMVHSFNGSVGKAQDFLKRGLHLSVGGPVCREDNQKLHQAVREIPLEFLLIESDSPDQGPPAFQGRLNPPESIWEVAKTIGKLKSLDPLEILDITTGNFHRLFGSTDTIFTGPKDSVH from the coding sequence ATGGTGGCTTTTGGTAGATGGATCGATGCGCATGGACATTTGGCAGATCAACGCTGGGACGGTCAGCAAGCAGAGATCATTGAATCTGCCCAAGCCAAGGGCATTCATTTCTTTATGCAAGGTGGTGTCGGGCCTGAGGATTGGGAAAGGCAAAGACGCCTGAAGGCACGCTTTCCGCACCATATTGGGCTTTGTTATGGAGTGCACCCTTATTGGGTGGCAGACCACTCAGATGAAGAGTTGGAAGAAGCAATCAACCTGTTGGCGCAGGAACTTCCCGAAGCCATGGGCTTGGGGGAGGTCGGTTTGGATTTCCGCCCTCATATCATGAAGGATTCTCAAGAGCGCCAGATCACCGCCTTCGAGGAACAGTTGGAACTGAGCCATATCGCCAGTCGTCCGCTGGTGCTTCATTTGGTGCAGGCCCACGAGCAATCGCTTACCATCATGGACCTGTTTGGACTGCCTCCACAAAAAGGCATGGTACACTCCTTCAATGGAAGTGTGGGCAAAGCACAGGATTTCCTGAAAAGAGGGTTGCACCTTTCTGTCGGAGGCCCGGTGTGTCGAGAAGACAACCAAAAGCTGCATCAAGCCGTACGTGAAATCCCGTTGGAGTTTTTATTGATCGAAAGTGACAGCCCTGATCAAGGCCCGCCGGCCTTCCAAGGACGTCTAAATCCACCTGAATCCATTTGGGAGGTGGCAAAGACTATAGGGAAGCTAAAATCCCTTGATCCTTTGGAAATATTAGATATCACTACGGGGAACTTTCACCGTCTTTTTGGCTCGACCGACACGATCTTTACGGGTCCCAAAGACAGCGTGCATTGA
- a CDS encoding tRNA threonylcarbamoyladenosine dehydratase has protein sequence MDTTESQTPTAPTLNQNPQQPPETEYVLHRRFDRMGRLVGDATMKKLMNTHVMVVGIGGVGSWAAESLARSGVGHITVVDFDEVCITNTNRQLHAVQGMVGKKKAEVMGERLRKINPQMKVTVIPEFYNADNSDRMLADKPDFLIDAIDNLTAKAHLLATCVKENIKVITSAGSAAKMDPLRIQKKDLGVTHTCPLAHQLRKILRQKYDFPEKEFGIPCVFSDEPVMMPEELTYDKGMGFKCVCPKTNDFHGCDNRNMIYGSASYITGAFGLVMASHIVNEVRTAVSSAVAPVGAEAEATKGVQ, from the coding sequence ATGGATACTACTGAATCACAAACACCGACAGCACCAACACTGAACCAAAACCCGCAACAACCGCCGGAAACGGAATACGTTCTGCACCGTCGTTTTGATCGCATGGGCCGTTTGGTGGGCGATGCGACGATGAAAAAACTGATGAACACCCACGTGATGGTGGTGGGCATTGGTGGCGTTGGATCTTGGGCGGCAGAGTCCCTGGCACGTTCAGGTGTGGGTCACATCACGGTTGTTGATTTCGACGAAGTTTGTATCACCAACACCAATCGTCAGTTGCACGCGGTACAAGGCATGGTCGGCAAGAAAAAAGCCGAAGTCATGGGCGAGCGCCTGCGCAAAATCAATCCGCAGATGAAAGTCACCGTGATTCCTGAATTTTACAACGCTGATAATTCAGATCGCATGTTGGCGGATAAACCTGATTTCTTGATCGATGCTATCGATAATCTGACAGCGAAAGCGCACTTGCTTGCGACTTGCGTAAAAGAAAATATCAAAGTGATCACGTCAGCGGGGTCAGCGGCAAAAATGGATCCACTACGCATTCAGAAAAAAGATCTGGGTGTTACGCATACGTGTCCATTGGCGCATCAGCTGCGTAAAATTCTTCGTCAAAAATATGACTTCCCGGAAAAAGAATTCGGTATTCCTTGCGTGTTCTCTGATGAACCCGTGATGATGCCCGAGGAGCTGACTTACGATAAAGGCATGGGCTTTAAATGTGTGTGCCCTAAGACCAATGATTTCCATGGTTGCGATAACCGCAATATGATTTACGGGTCTGCAAGTTACATCACAGGGGCTTTTGGTCTGGTGATGGCATCACACATCGTGAATGAAGTACGCACGGCAGTGAGCAGTGCTGTGGCGCCGGTCGGCGCGGAAGCTGAAGCAACTAAAGGAGTTCAGTAA
- a CDS encoding class I SAM-dependent methyltransferase yields the protein MQRKHLKNKLKLGYSLARSAHFTAQQFTLPLLEALVTRSMKDRPSLELKNIKKSYKELYNLLKKDTDNIDKGLYPIEVLYPENFAKHALRYPKILVDGLHISRRRHEHDAKEFNQEAREYLADLPEYYQRNFHYQSGGYLTEKSAELYEHQVEILFAGAADAMRRLIIPLAKDVFLNEGEGLRFLEVGAGTGRLTRFMKLAFPKAHITVLDLSEPYLKQARKNLINFRGMDFVQGAAEELPFKDAHFDFVYSCFLFHELPQEVREAAVLEGLRVLKTGGFYGLVDSVQKGETEGLDWALEQFPRDFHEPFYKNYSQNPVEDLLKAVGFSDLRKDTGFFSKAVLAQKPFSA from the coding sequence ATGCAACGGAAGCATCTCAAAAATAAGCTCAAGCTGGGCTATTCCTTAGCCCGCTCCGCGCACTTCACCGCGCAACAGTTCACTTTGCCTTTGCTTGAAGCTCTTGTGACCAGATCCATGAAAGATCGCCCGTCGCTAGAGCTTAAGAACATCAAAAAGTCCTATAAAGAACTTTATAATCTGCTTAAAAAAGACACCGACAATATCGATAAGGGACTGTACCCAATCGAGGTCCTTTATCCCGAAAACTTTGCAAAGCACGCGCTTCGTTATCCAAAGATCTTAGTCGATGGACTGCATATTTCCCGCCGCCGGCACGAACACGACGCCAAAGAATTCAATCAAGAAGCCCGCGAATACCTGGCGGACTTGCCCGAATACTATCAGCGCAATTTTCACTATCAAAGTGGCGGTTACTTAACTGAAAAATCCGCGGAACTTTACGAACATCAAGTTGAAATCTTATTTGCTGGTGCTGCTGATGCCATGAGACGGCTGATCATTCCTTTGGCCAAAGATGTTTTTCTAAACGAAGGCGAAGGACTTAGATTTTTAGAAGTGGGCGCGGGAACGGGGCGCTTGACGCGGTTTATGAAGCTCGCCTTTCCAAAAGCCCACATTACGGTTTTGGATTTAAGCGAGCCCTATTTGAAGCAAGCCCGCAAAAACTTAATCAATTTTCGCGGAATGGATTTTGTTCAAGGCGCAGCGGAAGAACTGCCTTTTAAAGATGCACATTTTGACTTCGTCTATTCTTGCTTCTTATTTCACGAACTTCCGCAGGAAGTCAGGGAAGCGGCGGTTCTGGAGGGCTTGCGCGTCCTGAAAACGGGTGGATTTTATGGCCTGGTCGACTCTGTGCAAAAGGGGGAGACAGAGGGGTTGGATTGGGCCCTGGAGCAGTTTCCCCGGGACTTTCACGAGCCGTTCTATAAGAACTACAGCCAAAACCCCGTTGAGGATTTGTTAAAAGCCGTGGGCTTTTCAGACCTACGAAAAGACACGGGATTTTTCAGTAAGGCTGTTCTTGCACAAAAGCCATTCTCTGCTTGA